A window of the Ardenticatenales bacterium genome harbors these coding sequences:
- a CDS encoding nuclear transport factor 2 family protein has product MTDVVVLEQMVRHYLQALGKLDLETCISYYADNAVIHFMTGEYTGKDEITAWHRERFENELRAESIERIQGNGNQVNAEMIVSSRRLRKWRINKVRGRGTFLFDEQDKIKDVRFSLITPSFTGSGHSKEQSRT; this is encoded by the coding sequence GTGACGGATGTTGTTGTTCTGGAGCAAATGGTCAGGCATTATCTGCAAGCTTTAGGCAAACTGGACCTGGAAACGTGTATCAGTTATTATGCGGATAATGCGGTGATCCATTTCATGACCGGCGAATATACGGGTAAAGATGAAATCACCGCCTGGCACCGCGAGCGCTTTGAGAACGAACTGCGCGCGGAGTCCATTGAACGCATCCAGGGCAATGGCAACCAGGTGAACGCAGAGATGATTGTCTCTTCCAGGCGACTGCGCAAATGGCGCATCAACAAAGTCCGAGGCAGGGGTACGTTCCTGTTTGACGAGCAAGATAAAATCAAGGACGTTCGTTTCTCGCTGATAACGCCCAGTTTCACGGGAAGCGGACACAGTAAGGAGCAATCCCGCACTTGA
- a CDS encoding MFS transporter gives MTTSELMPTASRSASTAFPPLTMPTKIIYGIGQISNSIKTFAFGAFLLFFYTSVMGLPGTLAGLATTISLFWDALIDPSIGHLSDKANFSMGRRHGFMLVGAVGMGLSFFAIFNPPAGLGNGGLFFWLIGSNFFLRTSNSLFVVPYQALGAELAQDYQERTSIAGIRSFLALLGTGLAFSSLSLFFPNDGSGVDPKFNPNGYLTMAVTFGILMAVTGLISTFGTLRERYRLPKRAPSSEGELGFLENLKISITNRSFLSLTLSSALYFLASAVTTTVVVHFLTYYLKISDPAAISLFQAAFFVGGVLGVVFWLRVSPRLEKHRLYFITILITSLLTGSAYFLLGQGHLFGTGNLRPLLVLYLLVGFFAGAFWFLPASMIADIVDEDRLHTGKNREGAYFGIDSFFQQQAAGLAIFVSGVLLDHFAGLIAGQEIQSAVTATRIGLIFSLVPAVLYAAAAFLILPYKLTRQRVKHIQAELAPIQEDSNESEITA, from the coding sequence ATGACCACCTCTGAACTCATGCCCACGGCAAGCCGCTCGGCATCCACTGCTTTTCCCCCGCTGACCATGCCCACCAAAATCATTTACGGCATTGGGCAGATAAGCAACTCCATCAAGACGTTCGCCTTTGGCGCTTTTCTCCTATTTTTCTACACGTCGGTGATGGGACTGCCGGGCACGCTGGCGGGTCTGGCGACAACCATCAGCCTCTTTTGGGATGCCCTCATCGACCCTTCCATTGGTCATCTATCCGACAAGGCGAATTTTAGCATGGGCCGCCGCCACGGCTTCATGCTGGTGGGCGCGGTGGGCATGGGATTGTCGTTTTTTGCGATTTTCAACCCGCCGGCGGGTTTGGGAAATGGCGGGCTGTTTTTCTGGCTCATCGGCAGCAATTTCTTCCTGCGCACCTCCAACTCGCTGTTCGTTGTGCCGTATCAGGCGCTGGGCGCGGAGTTGGCACAGGATTACCAGGAACGGACGTCGATTGCCGGCATTCGTTCTTTCCTCGCGCTCCTGGGGACAGGCCTGGCCTTCTCCTCCCTCTCCCTTTTCTTCCCCAACGATGGCTCCGGTGTAGACCCCAAATTTAACCCGAATGGCTACCTGACGATGGCCGTCACCTTTGGCATACTCATGGCCGTCACCGGACTGATTTCCACGTTCGGCACACTGCGCGAACGATATCGTCTGCCGAAACGCGCGCCCTCCTCCGAAGGCGAGCTAGGCTTCCTGGAAAACCTGAAGATTTCTATCACCAATCGCTCTTTCCTCTCCCTCACCCTCTCCTCCGCCCTCTACTTCCTGGCCAGCGCCGTCACCACCACCGTCGTCGTCCACTTCCTCACCTACTACCTGAAAATCAGCGACCCGGCGGCCATCAGCCTATTCCAGGCAGCCTTCTTCGTCGGCGGCGTTCTGGGCGTCGTCTTCTGGCTGCGTGTATCGCCCCGTCTGGAGAAGCACCGACTCTACTTCATCACGATCCTGATCACCAGCCTGCTCACCGGCTCCGCCTATTTCCTGCTGGGCCAGGGGCATCTCTTTGGCACGGGAAACCTGCGACCACTGCTAGTACTCTATTTGCTGGTGGGTTTCTTTGCCGGGGCGTTCTGGTTTTTGCCGGCATCCATGATTGCCGACATCGTAGACGAAGACCGCCTGCACACCGGCAAAAATCGTGAAGGCGCCTACTTCGGCATTGACTCCTTCTTCCAACAACAGGCCGCCGGGCTTGCTATCTTCGTGTCCGGCGTCTTACTCGACCATTTTGCCGGCCTCATCGCCGGTCAAGAAATCCAGAGCGCCGTCACAGCCACCCGTATCGGCCTCATCTTCAGCCTGGTTCCGGCGGTTCTTTACGCTGCTGCCGCGTTTCTCATCCTGCCCTACAAACTGACGCGCCAACGGGTCAAGCACATTCAGGCAGAGCTTGCCCCAATACAAGAGGATTCAAATGAAAGCGAGATTACCGCGTAA
- a CDS encoding PKD domain-containing protein codes for MKARLPRKRLLLLLLTPLLAASIFFWRPPSALAAPTPAPVPIPQSCLEANVFYGAVPPGGENAPVLVFVHGYGGQAIDWWFFNFGSGFNDMYDLAYAAGYRTAFVTDNLNSEAPDCDVPRRPVISVFDAGAILSQQLALITAHYNVDQVSIVAHSKGGVDTQAALAFYGAGDKIANVFTLSSPHQGEILADLVWSASDIPGLGDLLAFFGRDEGLRTLRVNNMKVFRLYVDELPVHNNISYYSAAGTGWQGSGGITEIGGLILQILGYDNDGVVTVESTYLPYARPFFVADYNHNEIYQGHNVFHYIQDVLEAQPLVAELAGATTGATNTSYSFTASAQPITLTVPLTYTWEVTGQPPLTVAGERENTAAFSWTNAGTKIINVTISNRYGSASQSMNIDIAAPTPNTGPTNVTIDGDDRANAGTAATFTANVTPLASSQPLQYTWSATNQGTVIHSNGLNDSVTFTWSSTGIKTVSVSVSNGVGTVGSSFNVNVGRPPTTLNISGPTVGSTNTNYNYTATANANVSSPVSYTWSTVDHDDVEQIGGSSNTLGISWPESGQQPIAVKAENAWGSTVAFYTVDIQTPPITVTLSGDAIGVINTTHFFDANTEPPETTVPLTYTWQSSGTPAQLTQTNDLSDQAGFVWGIPGTQSVSVTAANAGGGTADNATIDIQLWDPGVAPSSLQVSGPTDGLINTPYQFVAAVTPLKAAQPVTYVWQINGQTVRTQQSGGNDVTTFSWPEGGSYEISVTATNDYGSVGDSLTIEVVSPIRSVTANWPDVLPLNGSYDFVAAVQPVTATTPITYTWWTPDLYNEVIHVTDALTDTFTYAFTTTGAKAFAVTVNNGAGDVQTSTTIEVIRPVTSVGVDGPISGIINNDYTFTATVLPANATTPVDYVWEASDQAPVVHTGDLSDEISFAWSSGGTKTITVTASNGLNSYSDSMTIEIAETVMPPEAVTLDGPTSGAVGMSYTFTADVTPLTTTTPLTYTWEATDMMPTVRGGGLSDAIDFTWTNAGIKTITVMAENEAGSVSDTFTIVIDVPVTAPADVEISGPQTGFTGIAYDFTAGVTPPTTTLPVTYTWTATGQSPVVHSGALSDGVSFTWNTVGTKTIMVTAENDAGSVSASTTIVISAVDVAPTSVDLAGANDGDVDVSYTFSAEVMPANTTTPLTYEWSATDQANVVHTGGLSDSVSFSWSSAGIKTVSLTVYNNAGTVTQSTTIKIAEPVYNIYLPFVVGSSAPGDAAAQMPKPSGGLLGHGAGKAQAALKPIPVYLVQVAIAAKPD; via the coding sequence ATGAAAGCGAGATTACCGCGTAAGCGACTGTTACTGCTCCTGCTCACCCCCCTCCTGGCAGCGAGCATATTCTTCTGGCGGCCCCCATCCGCGCTGGCCGCGCCCACCCCGGCGCCCGTCCCCATTCCACAAAGTTGTCTTGAAGCCAACGTCTTCTACGGCGCTGTTCCCCCAGGCGGCGAAAATGCGCCTGTCCTCGTCTTTGTCCACGGCTACGGCGGCCAGGCCATCGACTGGTGGTTCTTCAACTTCGGCTCCGGCTTCAACGACATGTACGACCTGGCGTATGCCGCCGGTTATCGCACCGCCTTCGTCACCGACAACCTGAACAGCGAAGCGCCCGACTGCGACGTGCCCCGCCGTCCCGTCATCTCCGTTTTCGACGCGGGCGCCATCCTCAGCCAGCAGTTGGCGTTAATCACGGCCCATTACAACGTTGACCAGGTAAGCATCGTGGCTCACTCCAAAGGCGGCGTGGACACACAAGCGGCCCTCGCCTTCTACGGTGCGGGAGACAAAATCGCCAATGTGTTCACCCTTAGCAGCCCGCACCAGGGGGAAATCCTGGCGGACCTCGTCTGGAGCGCCAGCGACATCCCCGGCCTGGGCGACCTGCTGGCTTTCTTTGGCCGGGATGAGGGTCTGCGTACGCTGCGCGTAAACAACATGAAGGTCTTCCGCCTCTACGTAGATGAGCTGCCCGTTCACAATAACATCAGCTACTACTCCGCCGCGGGCACCGGCTGGCAAGGTTCCGGGGGCATCACGGAAATTGGCGGCCTGATTCTGCAAATTCTGGGATATGACAACGATGGGGTGGTGACGGTGGAAAGCACCTACCTGCCCTACGCGCGGCCTTTCTTCGTAGCCGATTACAACCACAACGAGATTTACCAGGGGCACAATGTTTTCCACTACATTCAGGATGTGCTGGAGGCGCAGCCGCTGGTCGCGGAACTGGCAGGCGCAACCACGGGGGCCACGAACACGAGCTACTCGTTTACGGCCTCCGCACAGCCGATTACGCTGACGGTCCCGCTGACCTATACCTGGGAAGTGACGGGGCAGCCGCCGCTTACGGTGGCGGGCGAGCGGGAGAATACGGCGGCGTTTAGTTGGACGAATGCCGGCACAAAAATCATCAACGTCACCATCAGCAACCGGTATGGCAGCGCCTCCCAATCCATGAACATCGACATCGCCGCGCCCACGCCAAACACCGGCCCCACCAACGTGACCATTGATGGCGATGACCGGGCAAATGCCGGCACAGCCGCCACCTTCACCGCCAACGTCACCCCCCTCGCCAGCAGCCAACCGCTGCAATACACCTGGAGCGCCACCAACCAGGGAACCGTCATCCATAGCAATGGCCTCAACGACAGCGTCACCTTTACCTGGAGCAGCACCGGCATCAAAACAGTCTCCGTCTCCGTCAGCAACGGCGTCGGCACCGTGGGGTCCAGTTTCAACGTCAACGTCGGACGTCCACCAACGACCCTCAACATTAGCGGCCCCACCGTGGGCAGCACCAACACGAACTACAACTACACAGCCACCGCCAACGCCAACGTCTCCAGCCCGGTCTCCTACACCTGGAGTACCGTTGACCACGACGACGTGGAGCAAATTGGCGGCAGCAGCAATACGCTGGGCATTAGCTGGCCGGAGAGCGGCCAGCAACCCATCGCCGTGAAAGCGGAAAACGCCTGGGGCAGCACCGTCGCCTTCTACACCGTGGACATTCAAACGCCGCCCATCACCGTCACGCTCAGTGGGGACGCCATCGGCGTCATCAACACCACCCACTTCTTCGACGCGAATACCGAACCGCCGGAAACGACCGTCCCCCTCACCTACACCTGGCAGAGCAGCGGCACGCCGGCGCAGCTTACGCAGACCAACGACCTCAGCGACCAGGCGGGCTTTGTGTGGGGCATTCCTGGAACGCAATCCGTCTCCGTGACGGCGGCCAACGCCGGCGGCGGCACGGCGGACAACGCAACCATCGACATTCAGCTCTGGGACCCTGGCGTCGCGCCCAGTTCACTGCAAGTGAGCGGCCCCACCGATGGCCTCATCAACACCCCGTACCAGTTCGTGGCCGCCGTGACGCCGCTGAAGGCGGCGCAGCCCGTGACCTACGTCTGGCAGATCAACGGGCAAACGGTGCGCACGCAGCAGAGCGGCGGCAACGATGTGACCACGTTTAGCTGGCCGGAAGGCGGCTCCTACGAGATCAGCGTCACGGCCACCAACGACTATGGCTCCGTCGGCGACAGCCTGACGATTGAGGTGGTTTCGCCCATCAGGAGCGTCACGGCCAACTGGCCGGATGTGCTGCCGCTCAATGGCAGCTATGATTTTGTAGCCGCCGTGCAGCCGGTGACGGCCACCACGCCGATTACGTACACCTGGTGGACGCCCGACCTGTACAACGAGGTGATCCACGTCACCGACGCCCTCACGGATACGTTCACCTACGCCTTCACCACCACGGGAGCAAAAGCGTTTGCCGTGACGGTGAATAACGGCGCGGGAGACGTACAAACTTCGACGACGATTGAGGTGATCCGGCCTGTCACGAGCGTTGGCGTCGATGGCCCCATCAGCGGTATCATCAACAATGACTATACTTTTACGGCAACGGTTTTGCCGGCAAATGCCACCACCCCCGTCGATTATGTCTGGGAAGCCAGCGACCAGGCCCCCGTGGTCCACACAGGCGATCTTAGCGACGAAATCAGCTTCGCCTGGAGCAGCGGCGGCACGAAGACAATCACGGTCACGGCCAGCAACGGGTTGAATAGCTACAGCGACAGCATGACCATCGAAATCGCGGAAACCGTCATGCCGCCAGAAGCAGTCACCCTCGACGGTCCTACCAGTGGCGCGGTGGGCATGAGTTACACCTTCACCGCCGACGTGACGCCCCTAACCACCACCACACCGCTGACCTACACCTGGGAAGCGACCGACATGATGCCTACGGTGCGTGGTGGTGGCCTCAGTGACGCCATTGATTTCACCTGGACGAATGCCGGCATCAAAACCATCACCGTCATGGCGGAGAACGAGGCAGGCAGCGTCAGCGACACGTTTACCATCGTCATTGACGTCCCCGTCACCGCGCCCGCCGACGTGGAAATCAGCGGCCCGCAAACCGGCTTCACCGGCATCGCCTATGACTTTACGGCCGGCGTTACGCCGCCAACAACGACGTTGCCCGTCACCTACACCTGGACGGCCACGGGGCAATCGCCGGTCGTCCACAGCGGCGCATTGAGCGATGGCGTCTCCTTTACCTGGAACACCGTTGGAACGAAGACGATCATGGTGACGGCGGAGAACGACGCGGGCAGCGTCAGCGCCAGCACGACTATCGTCATCAGCGCCGTGGATGTGGCCCCAACCAGCGTCGATCTGGCAGGCGCAAATGACGGCGATGTTGATGTGAGTTACACCTTCTCGGCGGAAGTGATGCCGGCAAACACAACCACCCCCCTCACCTACGAATGGTCGGCTACGGATCAGGCAAACGTAGTACATACGGGGGGGCTTTCCGATTCGGTTAGCTTCAGTTGGAGCAGCGCAGGCATCAAGACAGTATCGCTTACGGTGTATAATAATGCCGGCACGGTCACGCAGTCCACGACCATCAAGATTGCCGAACCGGTTTACAACATCTACCTGCCCTTTGTAGTTGGCTCATCCGCGCCCGGCGACGCGGCGGCGCAGATGCCGAAGCCATCTGGCGGGCTTCTGGGGCACGGCGCCGGCAAGGCGCAAGCTGCCCTCAAACCGATTCCCGTCTATCTTGTCCAGGTAGCCATAGCCGCCAAACCCGACTGA
- a CDS encoding PKD domain-containing protein — protein MINLKLDLKHKSVLCVLFVLTALVLLVPKAEAARLPDPRPLANPADCYEANIYYGEVPPGHEDGEVLVFVHGYSGKALDWWFFNFATGLNDMYERAYKAGYRTAFLDVNVNPANSTCETLRQPVISTYDSGNVISHQLDYILQHYNVDKVSVIAHSKGGVDTQTAIIFNGAAAKIRNVFTLSSPHQGELLSDLIWSELGELLGDIVTVVERDEGTRTLRINNMSVFRLYADEQPINDQVNYFTAAGNGWQGSGGVTEISGLVMQNLGYDNDGIVTVDSAYLPYAPIMFIGDWSHAEMYQGYNVFSYINAILRGAPQSVAISGPGQGAVNSPYSFLAETGPITLTRPVTYTWNVTDQPTLIRQEGLEDSISFSWDTPGSKTVSVTASNRWGATTSHFTIDISAAAADQAPTSVVISGPGRAAAGSAQAFTASVAPVNAGQDISYTWTATDLADVVHVGGSTDAAELTWTTPGTKNVVVSVSNAAGDATSAAFVVEVGVPPSQVTLQGPAILESNSGTTFTATISPANITGPITYTWRAVDHEEISHTLNIASDSQVYNWEYTAPQAVAVMVENAWGKAVDFLSVQVVTSPEAVSIEGEVVGVVNTSYDFTAVVHPVDTTAPLTYTWESTGDPDALLHIGGAEDVGTFSWDDPGSKYVAVIVENMDNFAPTRFDLLPLTIFADSPDTPPESVSITGAETGLVDTPYRFVASILPITTTQSITYTWQVSGRDPVTQLNGAKDALEITWDEGGTYDVMVAATNAFGTVTNQMTIVINAPVTSVAVSGPTIGLPNTSYEFTASAVPITATQPITFTWYTPETGQETVVGGSSDAKSYSWPAGTHVVAVTAENKWGWFTQPVVVEIGDELTELALTGPGLGAVGVNQTFAATVLPASALSPITYTWSTPGQTPFVQVGDLTNSASFAWDSPGPKTVTVSAVDPFGATANQSFTILVGNILYTPVMMRGSTVSQADAGIQEHIAHVADSRQGQFMSSVGKIAFAVKPFAGIVRDMPAFSPVAALPNAGKADRSQ, from the coding sequence ATGATAAACCTGAAGCTTGACCTCAAACACAAGAGCGTGCTCTGTGTGTTGTTCGTTCTGACGGCGCTTGTGCTGCTAGTCCCCAAAGCAGAGGCAGCCCGCCTCCCCGATCCACGACCCTTAGCCAACCCTGCCGACTGCTATGAAGCAAACATCTACTACGGAGAAGTACCCCCAGGTCATGAGGATGGCGAAGTATTGGTCTTCGTTCACGGCTACAGCGGCAAAGCCCTCGACTGGTGGTTTTTCAACTTCGCCACAGGTCTCAACGACATGTACGAACGAGCGTACAAGGCCGGCTACCGCACCGCCTTCCTGGACGTCAACGTCAATCCCGCCAACTCCACCTGCGAGACCCTGCGCCAACCCGTCATCTCCACTTATGACTCGGGCAACGTCATCAGCCACCAGCTTGACTACATCTTGCAGCACTACAATGTGGACAAAGTGAGCGTCATTGCCCACTCCAAGGGCGGCGTTGACACACAAACAGCCATCATTTTCAATGGGGCCGCCGCCAAAATCCGCAACGTGTTCACCCTTAGTTCGCCGCACCAGGGCGAACTGTTGTCCGACCTGATCTGGAGCGAGCTCGGCGAACTGCTTGGCGACATCGTGACCGTTGTGGAACGAGACGAAGGGACACGCACCTTGCGTATCAACAACATGTCCGTCTTTCGCCTCTACGCCGACGAACAACCCATTAACGACCAGGTCAACTACTTCACGGCAGCGGGAAACGGCTGGCAAGGCTCAGGCGGCGTAACGGAAATCTCCGGCCTCGTCATGCAAAACCTGGGATATGACAACGACGGCATCGTGACCGTAGACAGCGCCTACCTCCCCTATGCCCCGATAATGTTCATCGGCGACTGGTCACACGCGGAAATGTACCAGGGCTACAACGTCTTCTCCTACATCAATGCTATTCTCAGGGGCGCTCCCCAGAGCGTAGCTATCTCCGGCCCCGGCCAGGGCGCGGTCAACAGTCCCTACAGTTTCCTCGCGGAGACAGGCCCCATCACGCTCACCCGTCCCGTCACCTACACCTGGAATGTGACCGACCAGCCGACGCTGATCCGACAAGAAGGTCTTGAGGATTCCATCTCCTTCAGTTGGGACACACCCGGCAGCAAAACGGTTTCGGTGACCGCCAGCAATCGCTGGGGCGCGACCACCAGTCACTTCACCATCGACATATCGGCAGCCGCGGCCGACCAGGCTCCCACCAGCGTTGTCATCAGCGGCCCCGGCCGCGCCGCCGCCGGGTCGGCGCAAGCCTTCACGGCCAGCGTTGCGCCCGTCAACGCCGGCCAGGACATCAGCTACACGTGGACGGCGACCGACCTCGCCGATGTCGTACATGTCGGGGGCAGCACCGATGCTGCCGAATTGACCTGGACAACGCCGGGCACGAAGAATGTCGTCGTCAGCGTCAGCAATGCCGCCGGAGACGCCACCAGCGCCGCCTTCGTCGTTGAAGTTGGCGTGCCCCCCAGCCAGGTAACGCTGCAAGGCCCCGCCATTCTGGAAAGCAACAGCGGCACCACCTTCACGGCAACTATCTCTCCCGCCAACATTACGGGACCGATTACGTACACCTGGCGCGCCGTGGACCACGAAGAAATCAGCCACACGCTCAACATTGCCAGCGATAGCCAGGTGTATAACTGGGAGTATACCGCGCCGCAAGCCGTGGCCGTGATGGTTGAGAACGCCTGGGGCAAAGCCGTTGACTTCCTTTCCGTGCAGGTCGTCACCTCCCCCGAGGCCGTGTCCATCGAAGGGGAAGTCGTTGGTGTCGTCAACACTAGTTACGATTTCACGGCCGTGGTTCATCCCGTCGATACCACGGCTCCGCTGACGTATACGTGGGAAAGCACAGGCGATCCCGATGCGTTGCTGCACATCGGCGGCGCTGAAGATGTGGGCACATTTAGCTGGGACGATCCCGGCAGCAAGTACGTGGCCGTTATCGTGGAGAATATGGACAACTTCGCTCCCACGCGGTTCGATCTACTCCCGTTGACCATTTTCGCCGATAGCCCGGATACGCCCCCGGAGAGCGTGAGCATAACCGGCGCGGAAACGGGGCTTGTAGACACGCCTTATCGCTTTGTAGCCTCCATTCTCCCGATTACGACGACGCAATCCATCACGTATACCTGGCAAGTGAGCGGGCGCGATCCGGTCACGCAGTTGAATGGGGCGAAGGATGCATTGGAGATTACCTGGGACGAGGGCGGCACTTATGACGTGATGGTGGCGGCAACCAATGCGTTTGGCACGGTCACGAACCAGATGACGATTGTGATCAATGCGCCGGTCACGTCTGTGGCGGTTTCTGGCCCCACGATTGGCCTGCCGAATACATCGTATGAGTTCACAGCCAGCGCGGTTCCGATCACGGCCACGCAGCCTATCACGTTTACCTGGTATACCCCGGAGACGGGGCAGGAGACCGTTGTCGGCGGCAGCAGCGACGCCAAGAGTTATTCTTGGCCCGCGGGAACGCATGTGGTTGCCGTGACGGCGGAGAATAAGTGGGGCTGGTTTACGCAGCCGGTGGTTGTGGAAATTGGTGATGAGTTGACGGAACTGGCGCTAACCGGCCCAGGATTGGGCGCAGTGGGCGTGAACCAGACGTTTGCGGCCACGGTGCTGCCGGCATCTGCGCTGTCCCCCATCACCTATACCTGGAGCACTCCCGGGCAAACGCCCTTCGTCCAGGTCGGCGACCTCACGAACAGCGCCAGTTTCGCCTGGGATTCCCCCGGCCCGAAGACGGTGACGGTATCGGCGGTCGATCCTTTTGGGGCGACGGCCAACCAGTCCTTCACCATCCTGGTGGGTAACATTCTGTACACGCCGGTGATGATGCGCGGCAGCACTGTGAGTCAAGCGGATGCCGGCATTCAGGAACACATCGCTCATGTTGCCGACAGCCGCCAGGGACAGTTCATGTCCAGCGTAGGCAAGATAGCGTTCGCTGTTAAACCGTTCGCGGGAATTGTGCGGGATATGCCGGCATTTTCTCCCGTCGCCGCGTTACCAAATGCCGGCAAAGCAGATAGATCACAATGA
- a CDS encoding NUDIX hydrolase yields the protein MEKDVPQGYDPSKYDRPSVTVDVVVFTLQGDDLKVLLVRRKYKPYAGTWAIPGGFVHMSESLDDAALRELAEETGVTDVYLEQLYTFGEPDRDPRTRVITVAYFALVPYKAITLASPGDEASETAWFSLQALPPLAFDHQKVLDYALTRLRYKLEYTMVGFELLPDTFTLSELQRAYEIILGEALDKRNFRRKILSADIIEETGEMKTEGEGRPARLYRYRDNAVAEVKTRRLFP from the coding sequence GTGGAGAAAGACGTACCCCAGGGGTATGATCCGTCTAAATATGATAGGCCATCCGTCACGGTGGATGTGGTGGTGTTTACGCTGCAAGGGGATGACTTGAAGGTGTTGTTGGTGCGGCGGAAATATAAGCCATATGCCGGCACTTGGGCTATCCCCGGCGGCTTTGTACACATGTCTGAATCCCTCGACGATGCCGCCCTGCGCGAACTGGCCGAAGAAACAGGCGTCACCGACGTCTACCTGGAGCAGCTATACACCTTTGGCGAACCAGACCGCGACCCGCGCACCCGCGTCATCACCGTCGCCTATTTCGCCCTCGTCCCCTACAAGGCCATCACCCTCGCCAGCCCCGGCGACGAAGCATCCGAAACAGCCTGGTTCTCTTTGCAGGCGCTGCCCCCACTGGCCTTCGACCACCAGAAAGTCCTCGACTACGCCCTCACCCGCCTCCGTTACAAACTGGAATACACCATGGTCGGGTTTGAACTCCTGCCTGACACCTTCACACTCTCCGAACTCCAACGCGCCTATGAAATCATCCTGGGGGAAGCGCTGGATAAGCGGAACTTCCGCCGCAAAATTCTCTCCGCGGACATAATCGAAGAAACAGGGGAGATGAAAACGGAAGGAGAAGGCCGCCCCGCCCGCCTGTATCGCTATCGAGACAACGCCGTGGCCGAGGTCAAGACGCGCCGACTGTTCCCTTGA
- a CDS encoding metal-dependent transcriptional regulator yields the protein MQPSAAMREYLAEIYRLQEDSPTVSTTSLAERLNVSAPAVPRMLRRLANAGYVKHIPYQGVELTDLGLELALDEIRRHRILEVFLVNVMKFTWDEVHDHAEAFSGGLNDALTQRMAEMTGYPNRCPHGEPIPAADGTLPAVEDIGLVNLAIGSKGLISRVRTHEPERLRYLASLGLVPGARFEILGRAPFNGPMRLRVGRDEVVLGAELTQMLWVTVQKDLP from the coding sequence ATGCAGCCCAGCGCCGCCATGCGCGAGTATCTCGCTGAAATCTATCGTCTGCAAGAAGATTCCCCCACAGTCAGTACGACCAGCCTGGCCGAACGCCTCAACGTCTCCGCGCCCGCCGTCCCGCGCATGTTGCGACGCCTGGCGAACGCCGGCTACGTCAAACACATTCCTTACCAGGGCGTGGAACTGACCGATCTGGGACTGGAACTGGCGCTGGACGAAATCCGTCGCCATCGCATCCTGGAGGTGTTCCTGGTAAACGTGATGAAGTTTACCTGGGACGAGGTACACGACCATGCGGAAGCGTTCAGCGGCGGCCTGAATGACGCCCTGACGCAGCGGATGGCGGAAATGACGGGTTATCCCAACCGGTGTCCGCATGGCGAGCCGATTCCGGCGGCGGACGGCACGCTGCCGGCAGTTGAGGATATTGGCCTGGTGAATCTGGCAATTGGCTCCAAAGGATTGATCAGTCGCGTACGCACGCACGAGCCGGAGCGGCTGCGTTATCTGGCTTCCCTGGGGCTGGTCCCCGGCGCGCGGTTCGAGATATTAGGGCGCGCCCCCTTCAACGGTCCAATGCGGCTGCGCGTGGGGCGGGACGAGGTGGTGTTGGGGGCGGAATTGACGCAGATGCTATGGGTGACCGTGCAAAAAGATTTGCCCTGA